GACATCCACTCCGGGCAGCGCGCCCTGCGCGAGGCCGGCCTGATCGACGCGTTCTTCGCGATCGCCCGCGGCGAGGGCCAGGACATGCGCCTCCTCGAACCGGACGGCACCCTGCTGCTCCAGGAGGACACCCCCGACGACGCCCCGCTCCTGCGCCCCGAGGTCGATCGCGCCGATCTGCGCGCACTGCTGCTGGACTCCCTCCCCGAGGGCACGGTGCGCTGGGGCCGCGCGTTCCGCTCCGCCGACAATGGCCTGCTGCACTTCGCCGACGGCAGCGACGCGCCCTACGGCCTCCTGGTCGGCGCCGACGGCGCGCAGTCCCGGGTCCGAGCCCTGCTCACCGACGCCCGCCCGGCGCACATCGGCAAGAACGTCGTCGAGATCGGCATCCCCGACATCGACCGCAGGTATCCCGACCTCGCGGCGATGGTCGGACGGGGCACCTACTGGGCCCTCGGCGACGGGATATCCCTGGCGGCACAACGCAATGGGGACGGCCGCGTCCGCATCGGAGTGAGCTTCTACAACACCCCCGAGGACTGGTTCGCCACCAGCGGAATCCCCTTCGAGGATCCGGCGGCGGCGAAGGCCCGGCTGATCGAACTCCTCCCCGGCTGGGACTCCCGGTTCGCAGCCCTGATCCAGGCCTGCGACGACACGGTCATGCCGCGGTCGATCAGCACCCTGCCAGTGGGCCTGACCTGGTCGTCGAGGCCGGACGTCACGCTGGTCGGCGACGCCGCGCACCTGATGCCGCCGACCGGGCAGGGCGCCAACCTGGCGATGCTCGACGGCGCCGTGCTCGGCCAGGCGCTGGCCGCGCACCCGGACGACTTCGCTGCCGCTGTCGCGGAGTACGAACGCGAGATGTTCGAGCGCACCGGCGCCGCCGCGCGGAGGTCCGCGGAGATGCACGAGATGCTGTCGTCGCCCGACGCCGCCCGGAAGCTGCTGGCGTTCTTCCAGCCGGGGTGAGAGTTCTGCGCCCTCAGTCGCTCAGCTGCTCAGCTGCCCAGTTGCTCAGCTGCCCAGCTCCCACTCGACGTGCGGCGACAGCGCCCGGAGGAAGTCGGCGGCGTCGAACATCGCGCCGGCGGAGGCGATGCCGGTCGTCCTGGTCCGGCCGGTGAGGATCCGCTCGACCGCCTCCACCGCGAGCGGCGCGCTGACGGCGTAGATGTCCTGGCCGGCGGCCGTGGCGCGGCGTTCGACACCGTCGCGGCGCAGGACCACGTCGACCAGGAAGGTCTGCGCCGAGCGGCCGCGGTCGTCGACCGGCGCCGGTGCGGGCGTCTCCGGCGCCGCGAGTTCGGCGGCTGCCTTGGCGGTCAAGTAGGTGCGGACTTCCGGGATCGGCAGGTGGCTCGGGATGGTGACGGCGTCGGCGAGGGTGAACTCGGTGACCGGGCTGGAACCCAGCGGCTCCGGGAACGGCCAGGGCACAACCTGAGGCTGCTCGTCGTGGTAGGCGAGCTGTCCGCCGGTGAAGCGGACGCGGCGGCCTCCGCGCCGCTCGCGCGAGACCACGCCCGATCCCCGCGTTCCGGGAGTGGGGTGCCAGCTGCTCAGTCCGTAGGCGACGTGGGCTTCGTCGGCCTCCGTCCAGTCGCCCATCGCGACGGTCGCCAGCATGTCCGCCAGGCCGCCGTAGAACGCCATCGCCGGCACCACGGCGACGCCGGCCTCGCGCGCCTGCTCGGCGGACTCGGCGAAGGTGTCGGCGTTCGCTTCGATCTCGGCCGCCACGTCGACGTACGGGATG
This window of the Catenulispora sp. GP43 genome carries:
- a CDS encoding saccharopine dehydrogenase NADP-binding domain-containing protein, with the protein product MGSTQGVVVYGAYGHTGRFMLSELRDRGYRPIPAGRDEAKLHELAADDPRLETRPASVDDPDALDRMLKDADAVINCAGPFAATAAPVLAAALRAGIPYVDVAAEIEANADTFAESAEQAREAGVAVVPAMAFYGGLADMLATVAMGDWTEADEAHVAYGLSSWHPTPGTRGSGVVSRERRGGRRVRFTGGQLAYHDEQPQVVPWPFPEPLGSSPVTEFTLADAVTIPSHLPIPEVRTYLTAKAAAELAAPETPAPAPVDDRGRSAQTFLVDVVLRRDGVERRATAAGQDIYAVSAPLAVEAVERILTGRTRTTGIASAGAMFDAADFLRALSPHVEWELGS
- a CDS encoding FAD-dependent oxidoreductase, with the translated sequence MGIAVVGAGLGGLVLARVLHLHGIEAVVYEREASRDARGQGGMLDIHSGQRALREAGLIDAFFAIARGEGQDMRLLEPDGTLLLQEDTPDDAPLLRPEVDRADLRALLLDSLPEGTVRWGRAFRSADNGLLHFADGSDAPYGLLVGADGAQSRVRALLTDARPAHIGKNVVEIGIPDIDRRYPDLAAMVGRGTYWALGDGISLAAQRNGDGRVRIGVSFYNTPEDWFATSGIPFEDPAAAKARLIELLPGWDSRFAALIQACDDTVMPRSISTLPVGLTWSSRPDVTLVGDAAHLMPPTGQGANLAMLDGAVLGQALAAHPDDFAAAVAEYEREMFERTGAAARRSAEMHEMLSSPDAARKLLAFFQPG